The Saccharothrix variisporea genome has a segment encoding these proteins:
- a CDS encoding DUF2000 domain-containing protein: protein MLPTRIVLVLRADLPPNLAANAAVVLGLSLGARLPDALGDDGKDADGTTHLGITGHPVPVLTADAATIKRLHAAEGVTAIGFTEVARRARAYDAYLEDLARSHAPEFVAVALHGPRDVVTKLTRKLPLMS, encoded by the coding sequence GTGCTGCCCACCAGGATCGTTCTCGTCCTGCGCGCCGACCTGCCGCCCAACCTGGCCGCCAACGCCGCCGTCGTCCTCGGGCTCAGCCTCGGCGCCCGCCTGCCCGACGCCCTCGGCGACGACGGCAAGGACGCCGACGGCACCACCCACCTCGGCATCACCGGCCACCCGGTCCCCGTCCTCACCGCCGACGCCGCCACGATCAAGCGCCTGCACGCCGCCGAAGGGGTCACCGCGATCGGGTTCACCGAGGTCGCCCGCCGCGCCCGCGCCTACGACGCCTACCTCGAAGACCTCGCCCGCTCCCACGCCCCGGAGTTCGTGGCGGTCGCGCTGCACGGGCCGCGGGACGTGGTCACCAAGTTGACCCGCAAGCTGCCGCTGATGTCATGA
- a CDS encoding APC family permease — MRLTAMYLGAVLGPGVLVLPALANRAAGPASLLAWVLLLLLSVPVAMSFAELGTRYPGGHGVAGFVGHAFGRQAQNTVAWWFYAVGVPVGVLGGALVGGQYVAHAAGGHPLVWGTLILAAAFAANYAGFHVSATVQVLLVGLLTALVATAIAFRLPHVTAADFTPFAPHGWLAVGTAATVLFFAFAGWEAGSHLSGTADPRRATRRTLVVVAVLYLGLAVATVAVPGDVPLAVLLERAFGPAARATTAVAAVLLTFGAVNTYLAGAKELGTAMGLRKPLSVQAGWCAVLLVVTAVWRVELATLMGVTATTLAAVTAAGMAAAVKLLPRRTPPAVALAFTLVVLSFSGWWLLVPAGVSALAWSAARVGRSAASPGPRC; from the coding sequence ATGAGGCTGACCGCGATGTACCTCGGCGCGGTGCTGGGGCCTGGCGTGTTGGTACTGCCGGCACTGGCCAACCGCGCCGCGGGTCCGGCGTCACTGCTGGCCTGGGTGCTGTTGCTGCTGCTCAGCGTCCCGGTGGCGATGTCCTTCGCCGAGCTGGGCACGCGCTACCCGGGCGGGCACGGCGTGGCCGGGTTCGTGGGGCACGCCTTCGGCCGCCAGGCGCAGAACACCGTGGCCTGGTGGTTCTACGCGGTGGGTGTGCCGGTCGGGGTGTTGGGGGGCGCGCTCGTCGGCGGGCAGTACGTGGCGCACGCGGCGGGCGGGCACCCGCTGGTCTGGGGGACGCTCATCCTCGCCGCCGCCTTCGCCGCCAACTACGCCGGGTTCCACGTCTCGGCCACCGTCCAAGTGCTGCTCGTCGGCCTGCTCACGGCCCTGGTGGCGACGGCGATCGCGTTCCGCCTCCCGCACGTCACCGCCGCCGACTTCACGCCCTTCGCCCCGCACGGCTGGCTCGCCGTCGGCACCGCCGCGACCGTCCTGTTCTTCGCGTTCGCGGGCTGGGAGGCGGGCAGCCACCTGTCCGGCACGGCCGACCCGCGCCGGGCGACCCGGCGGACCCTGGTCGTCGTGGCCGTCCTCTACCTGGGGCTCGCGGTCGCGACGGTGGCGGTGCCGGGGGACGTGCCGCTGGCCGTGCTGCTGGAACGGGCCTTCGGACCGGCCGCCCGCGCCACGACGGCGGTCGCGGCCGTGCTGCTGACCTTCGGCGCGGTCAACACCTACCTGGCCGGGGCGAAGGAGCTCGGCACCGCGATGGGGCTGCGGAAACCGTTGAGCGTCCAGGCCGGGTGGTGTGCGGTCCTGCTCGTGGTGACGGCGGTGTGGCGGGTGGAGCTGGCCACGCTCATGGGGGTCACCGCGACGACGCTCGCCGCGGTGACGGCGGCGGGCATGGCGGCGGCGGTGAAGCTGCTGCCCCGGCGAACACCGCCCGCCGTCGCCCTGGCGTTCACGCTGGTGGTGCTGTCGTTCTCCGGCTGGTGGCTGCTGGTACCGGCCGGGGTCAGCGCACTGGCCTGGTCGGCGGCTCGGGTCGGTCGATCAGCCGCGTCACCGGGCCCTCGGTGCTGA
- a CDS encoding serine/threonine-protein kinase, which produces MVEGVELAKSLLDWLHGFTDVPLCPGDWAWTTTALGALIGLLPTIAALLSITIRRVVGNSYGPVTGAMFAVLGVTSTLVLPWVLFSGTFETLQRGSLYGMDSLSTSPCVAFTQRKYLVDAPPMIQAVTGQYGKVFLVAACVTAVLALLCLVFVMMQAGSAFRLGPNWPRRVFWPPFLVLLVATSLLPVTLVGHLLLGFFPIALIGSLVVRIFGLTTAMLNRPGRDRGAPATPQQPASASHGPSSRPTPQQQAVSARQNPQNPPPHNPQQNPPPYQPAGKPPPYQPAHIPPYRPVPPYNPTPPPMQKPVQPRQYPPTRVAEVPPVPGGEPPRPTRVEQQPAQLADTPGPLPFGPGATPSTPTPPADSGKVWNPAGGRFRRVRQLGRGGFGTVWLAVDTQLDRTVAVKLAHAPDNDTEQRMLREARALAAVRHPNCVRVFDIVQDPDGLAIVMEYIDGQPLSEVVLKNGLLQDTLAARLWVNMADALAAAHEQGVLHRDVKPSNVIVDGSGTAHLIDFGIARSKGDSTLTATGMMVGTPDFLAPETARGEAASPASDAWQLAATVSYALTGHPPRGSRDNPISSLMAAAQGEPCVKLPQHSAHTRLLTNALDADPAKRPSLSSVRAELGSWLSKAGVSTEGPVTRLIDRPEPPTRPVR; this is translated from the coding sequence GTGGTGGAGGGCGTGGAGCTGGCCAAGTCGCTGCTGGACTGGCTGCACGGCTTTACCGACGTCCCGCTGTGCCCGGGTGACTGGGCCTGGACCACGACGGCGCTCGGCGCGCTGATCGGCCTGCTGCCCACCATCGCGGCACTGCTGTCGATCACCATCCGCCGGGTCGTGGGCAACTCCTACGGGCCGGTCACCGGCGCGATGTTCGCCGTGCTGGGCGTGACCAGCACGCTCGTGCTGCCGTGGGTGCTGTTCTCCGGCACGTTCGAGACGCTCCAGCGCGGCTCGCTGTACGGGATGGACTCGCTGTCGACCTCGCCGTGCGTGGCGTTCACGCAGCGCAAGTACCTCGTGGACGCGCCCCCGATGATCCAGGCGGTCACCGGCCAGTACGGCAAGGTCTTCCTGGTCGCCGCGTGCGTCACGGCGGTGCTCGCGCTGCTGTGCCTGGTGTTCGTGATGATGCAGGCCGGCTCGGCGTTCCGGCTCGGACCCAACTGGCCCCGACGGGTGTTCTGGCCACCCTTCCTGGTGCTCTTGGTGGCCACGTCGTTGCTCCCCGTGACGCTGGTGGGCCACCTGCTCCTCGGGTTCTTCCCGATTGCGCTGATCGGCTCACTCGTCGTGCGGATTTTCGGGTTGACTACCGCCATGCTCAACCGCCCCGGCCGGGACCGCGGTGCCCCGGCCACGCCGCAGCAGCCCGCGTCCGCGTCGCACGGGCCGTCGTCCCGGCCGACGCCGCAGCAGCAGGCCGTGTCCGCGCGGCAGAACCCGCAGAACCCGCCGCCGCACAACCCCCAGCAGAACCCGCCGCCGTACCAGCCGGCCGGGAAGCCGCCGCCCTACCAGCCCGCGCACATCCCGCCGTACCGGCCGGTCCCGCCGTACAACCCGACGCCGCCGCCGATGCAGAAGCCGGTCCAGCCGCGCCAGTACCCGCCGACGCGGGTCGCCGAGGTGCCGCCGGTGCCGGGCGGCGAGCCGCCGCGGCCCACGCGCGTGGAGCAGCAGCCCGCCCAGCTCGCCGACACGCCCGGTCCGCTGCCGTTCGGCCCCGGCGCGACCCCGTCCACGCCGACGCCCCCGGCCGACTCCGGCAAGGTGTGGAACCCGGCGGGCGGTCGGTTCCGGCGCGTCCGCCAGCTCGGGCGGGGCGGGTTCGGCACGGTGTGGCTGGCCGTGGACACCCAGCTCGACCGCACGGTCGCGGTGAAGCTCGCCCACGCGCCGGACAACGACACCGAGCAGCGCATGTTGCGCGAGGCGCGGGCGCTGGCGGCGGTGCGGCACCCGAACTGCGTGCGCGTGTTCGACATCGTGCAGGACCCGGACGGCCTGGCCATCGTCATGGAGTACATCGACGGCCAGCCGCTGTCCGAGGTGGTGCTCAAGAACGGCCTGCTCCAGGACACCCTCGCCGCCCGCCTGTGGGTCAACATGGCCGACGCGCTGGCCGCCGCGCACGAGCAGGGCGTGCTGCACCGGGACGTGAAGCCGTCCAACGTGATCGTCGACGGCAGCGGCACCGCGCACCTGATCGACTTCGGCATCGCCCGCTCGAAGGGCGACAGCACGCTGACCGCCACCGGCATGATGGTCGGCACCCCGGACTTCCTGGCCCCCGAGACCGCGCGCGGCGAGGCGGCCAGCCCGGCGTCGGACGCCTGGCAGCTGGCCGCCACGGTCAGCTACGCCCTGACCGGCCACCCGCCGCGCGGGTCGCGGGACAACCCGATCTCGTCGCTGATGGCGGCGGCCCAGGGCGAGCCGTGCGTGAAGCTGCCCCAGCACAGCGCCCACACCCGGCTGCTCACCAACGCCCTGGACGCCGACCCGGCCAAGCGGCCGTCGCTGTCCTCGGTCCGGGCGGAGCTGGGGTCGTGGCTGTCGAAGGCGGGTGTCAGCACCGAGGGCCCGGTGACGCGGCTGATCGACCGACCCGAGCCGCCGACCAGGCCAGTGCGCTGA
- a CDS encoding TetR/AcrR family transcriptional regulator → MAGRRRGFDREEVLDQVTRAFWRAGYDATSVADLTKLTGVNPPSLYAAFGDKKALFDEVVERYRRTYGAFTTRALDEEPTARRAVERVLREAAVEYTAEDRPRGCLVLSSPELGHLREAAIAAVEDKIRVDVAAGRLPARTDPHALAVYVAAVVRGMSDLARDGATRDELRHVADAAMSAWPSPVP, encoded by the coding sequence GTGGCGGGGCGCAGGCGTGGGTTCGACCGGGAGGAAGTCCTCGACCAGGTGACGCGCGCCTTCTGGCGGGCGGGTTACGACGCCACCTCCGTGGCCGACCTCACCAAGCTCACCGGCGTCAACCCGCCGAGCCTCTACGCGGCCTTCGGGGACAAGAAAGCCCTGTTCGACGAGGTCGTCGAGCGGTACCGGCGGACCTACGGCGCGTTCACCACCCGCGCCCTCGACGAAGAGCCGACCGCGCGCCGGGCCGTCGAGCGGGTGTTGCGGGAAGCGGCTGTCGAGTACACCGCCGAGGACCGGCCGCGTGGCTGCCTGGTCCTCAGCTCGCCCGAGCTGGGGCACCTGCGCGAAGCCGCCATCGCCGCGGTGGAGGACAAGATCAGGGTCGACGTCGCCGCCGGTCGGCTGCCCGCCCGAACCGATCCGCACGCCCTGGCCGTGTACGTGGCGGCGGTCGTGCGCGGCATGTCGGACCTCGCCCGCGACGGCGCGACGCGCGACGAACTCCGCCACGTCGCGGATGCGGCCATGTCGGCGTGGCCCTCACCCGTACCCTGA
- a CDS encoding carbohydrate-binding protein: MTRRIAAAVAATVLSAAGVAAVLTSSAIAGPPPAPEGDLVAALSRDLGLTPDQARTRLAREARATRVDHDLKARLGATYAGSWLDKDAALTVAVTNAAQIQAVKDAGATPKVVKRSQIQLDALKAKLDANKDVPAGVPAWYVDLPSNSVVLLARDLGNAKAFAKASGLDEADVRIEASTEDPRPLIDVIGGNAYYMGGGGRCSVGFSVNGGFVTAGHCGTSGQSTTQPTGTFAGSSFPGNDYAWVRVAAGNTPRGLVNRYPGTVPVAGSTEAPVGASVCRSGSTTGWHCGTIQQRNTSVTYPQGTVSGVVRTNACAEPGDSGGSWISGDQAQGVTSGGSGNCSSGGTTYFQPVNEILQAYGLQLVTSGGTPTTPTSPTTSTSNPGQTTWQPGATYAIGSLVTYDGVGYRCLQGHTSQTGWEPPNVPALWERVG, translated from the coding sequence ATGACTCGACGCATCGCCGCCGCCGTCGCCGCGACGGTCCTGAGCGCTGCCGGTGTCGCAGCGGTCTTGACCAGCAGCGCGATCGCCGGCCCGCCACCAGCACCGGAAGGCGACCTGGTCGCCGCCCTGTCGCGCGACCTCGGCCTGACCCCTGACCAGGCCCGCACGCGGCTCGCCCGCGAAGCGCGAGCGACCCGCGTGGACCACGATCTCAAGGCACGGCTCGGCGCCACCTACGCCGGCTCGTGGCTCGACAAGGACGCCGCGCTGACCGTCGCCGTCACCAACGCGGCCCAGATCCAGGCCGTGAAGGACGCCGGCGCCACGCCCAAGGTGGTCAAGCGCAGCCAGATCCAGCTCGACGCGCTCAAGGCCAAGCTCGACGCGAACAAGGACGTCCCGGCCGGCGTGCCCGCCTGGTACGTCGACCTGCCCTCCAACTCCGTGGTCCTGTTGGCCCGGGACCTCGGCAACGCCAAGGCGTTCGCGAAGGCCAGCGGTCTGGACGAGGCGGACGTCCGGATCGAGGCCTCGACCGAGGACCCGCGCCCGCTGATCGACGTGATCGGCGGCAACGCCTACTACATGGGCGGCGGCGGACGCTGCTCCGTCGGCTTCTCGGTCAACGGCGGCTTCGTCACGGCCGGCCACTGCGGCACCAGCGGCCAGAGCACGACGCAGCCGACCGGCACGTTCGCCGGGTCCAGCTTCCCCGGCAACGACTACGCCTGGGTCCGCGTGGCCGCGGGCAACACCCCGCGCGGCCTGGTCAACCGCTACCCCGGCACCGTGCCGGTGGCCGGGTCGACCGAGGCGCCGGTGGGCGCGTCGGTGTGCCGGTCCGGCTCCACCACGGGCTGGCACTGCGGCACGATCCAGCAGCGCAACACCTCCGTCACCTACCCCCAGGGCACCGTCTCCGGAGTGGTCCGCACGAACGCCTGCGCCGAACCCGGCGACTCGGGCGGCTCGTGGATCTCCGGTGACCAGGCCCAGGGCGTCACCTCCGGCGGGTCCGGGAACTGTTCGTCCGGCGGCACGACGTACTTCCAGCCGGTGAACGAGATCCTCCAGGCCTACGGCCTCCAGCTGGTCACCAGCGGTGGGACGCCGACGACACCGACGTCGCCGACCACCTCGACCAGCAACCCGGGCCAGACGACCTGGCAGCCGGGCGCCACGTACGCGATCGGCTCCCTCGTGACGTACGACGGCGTCGGGTACCGGTGCTTGCAGGGGCACACGTCCCAAACCGGCTGGGAACCGCCCAACGTGCCCGCCCTGTGGGAGCGCGTGGGCTAG
- a CDS encoding UvrD-helicase domain-containing protein: protein MRFVADLHIHSKYSRACSRDCDLEHLTWWARRKGISLVGTGDFTHPAWHDHLRDALVPAEPGLFRLRDDLDRDIDRTLPPSLAGRTVRFMLSVEISTIYKRDGRTRKVHHLVYMPDLDSAAEFNRRLARIGNIASDGRPILGLDSRDLLEITLECGGYLVPAHVWTPWFAVLGSKSGFDAVADCYADLAEHVFAVETGLSSDPEMNWRVSSLDRYRLVSNSDAHSPPALGREATVFDTSLDYHSVRRALETGDGHAGSIEFFPEEGKYHVDGHRKCGVRMEPVETLAHNGICPVCGKPLTVGVLSRVEELADREPGFRPGGVAGFVNLVPLPEIVSEIVGTGPKSKKVLSEVDRLTAAFGPELSILQDVPVDDLAAHSTLVGEAVERLRRGQVVRDAGYDGEYGVIRLFEPGELERRGSALSLFDFAAPAVEAPTAKVAVAVAPVPAPPITAPEPVVDGKPAGLLEWLDPEQREAAGSGGGPLLIIAGPGTGKTRTLTHRIAHLVLERGAPADECLAITFTRRAAEEMAERLEVLGARVTVATFHSLGVRILQEHHADVGLSPSFGVADPDRQVEVARTVCGDDKEARRLVAEGAEVYKKALRALDLVDFDDLVGLPLGLLESRPDLVDAYRARFRWISVDEYQDVDERQYRLLELLAPSDGNLTAIGDPDQAIYRFRGADVGFFLRFQEDFPGARVVHLTRNYRSSPAVVRGALNVVSPSTLVPGRALEPLGDHGDAPIGVHHAASEQAEAAFVARTIEQVLGGTSFHAFDSGRVTSDGTQGLGFSDFAVLYRTDRQSKALVDALTRSGLPFQKRSHDRLLDRPGVARIVRELPFAAGESVVDRIKAVAGEDHAAYELLKPLALDCGTDFERFHTTLALGVEVDTWDPRADRISLLTLHASKGLEFPVVFIVGCEDGLLPLRWPGQDDDTDEERRLLFVGMTRAQRHLFLSHTSARPRSPFLADLGDFRRIGDAQPQRRRAGTQVSLF from the coding sequence GTGCGATTCGTGGCCGATCTCCACATCCACTCCAAGTACTCGCGGGCGTGCAGCCGGGACTGCGACCTCGAACACCTGACCTGGTGGGCCCGCCGCAAGGGGATCTCGCTGGTCGGCACCGGCGACTTCACCCACCCGGCGTGGCACGACCACCTGCGCGACGCGCTGGTCCCCGCCGAGCCCGGCCTGTTCCGGCTGCGCGACGACCTGGACCGCGACATCGACCGCACGCTGCCACCGTCGCTGGCCGGCCGGACGGTGCGGTTCATGCTGTCCGTGGAGATCTCCACCATCTACAAACGCGACGGCCGCACCCGCAAGGTGCACCACCTCGTGTACATGCCCGACCTGGACTCGGCGGCCGAGTTCAACCGGCGGCTGGCGCGCATCGGCAACATCGCCTCGGACGGGCGTCCCATCCTCGGCCTCGACTCGCGCGACCTGCTCGAGATCACGCTGGAGTGCGGCGGCTACCTGGTCCCGGCGCACGTGTGGACGCCGTGGTTCGCAGTGCTGGGCTCGAAATCCGGCTTCGACGCCGTGGCGGACTGCTACGCCGACCTCGCCGAGCACGTGTTCGCCGTGGAGACGGGCCTGTCCAGCGACCCGGAGATGAACTGGCGCGTCTCGTCCCTGGACCGCTACCGCCTGGTCAGCAACTCCGACGCCCACTCGCCGCCCGCGCTGGGCCGCGAGGCGACCGTGTTCGACACCTCGCTGGACTACCACTCCGTGCGGCGGGCGCTGGAGACCGGGGACGGGCACGCCGGGTCGATCGAGTTCTTCCCCGAGGAGGGCAAGTACCACGTCGACGGCCACCGCAAGTGCGGGGTGCGGATGGAGCCCGTCGAGACGTTGGCGCACAACGGGATCTGCCCGGTGTGCGGGAAGCCGTTGACGGTGGGGGTGCTGAGCCGGGTCGAGGAGCTGGCCGACCGGGAGCCGGGGTTCCGGCCCGGTGGGGTGGCCGGGTTCGTGAACCTGGTGCCGTTGCCGGAGATCGTGAGCGAGATCGTCGGGACGGGGCCGAAGAGCAAGAAGGTGCTGTCGGAGGTCGACCGGCTGACGGCGGCGTTCGGGCCGGAGCTGTCGATCTTGCAGGACGTGCCGGTGGACGACCTCGCGGCGCACTCCACGCTGGTGGGTGAGGCTGTGGAGCGGTTGCGGCGTGGGCAGGTCGTGCGGGATGCCGGGTATGACGGGGAGTACGGCGTGATCCGGCTGTTCGAGCCGGGGGAGTTGGAGCGGCGGGGGTCGGCGCTGTCGTTGTTCGACTTCGCGGCGCCGGCTGTGGAAGCACCGACCGCGAAGGTGGCGGTGGCCGTGGCACCTGTGCCCGCGCCGCCGATCACTGCCCCGGAACCCGTCGTGGACGGGAAACCCGCCGGTCTGCTCGAGTGGCTTGATCCGGAGCAGCGGGAGGCGGCCGGCAGCGGTGGCGGGCCGTTGTTGATCATCGCTGGGCCTGGCACCGGTAAGACGCGGACGCTGACCCACCGGATCGCGCATCTGGTCCTTGAGCGCGGTGCGCCGGCCGACGAGTGTCTCGCGATCACCTTCACCCGTCGTGCCGCCGAGGAGATGGCTGAGCGGCTGGAGGTGCTCGGGGCGAGGGTCACGGTGGCTACGTTCCATTCGCTGGGGGTCCGCATCCTTCAGGAGCACCACGCGGACGTCGGGTTGTCGCCCTCGTTCGGCGTCGCGGATCCCGACCGCCAGGTCGAGGTCGCGCGCACGGTGTGCGGGGACGACAAGGAGGCTCGGCGGCTGGTCGCCGAAGGGGCCGAGGTTTACAAGAAAGCACTGCGGGCGCTGGACTTGGTGGACTTCGACGACCTGGTCGGGCTGCCGCTCGGCCTCCTCGAATCCCGGCCCGACCTGGTCGACGCCTACCGCGCCCGCTTCCGGTGGATCTCCGTCGACGAGTACCAGGACGTCGACGAACGCCAGTACCGGCTGCTCGAGCTGCTCGCGCCCAGCGACGGCAACCTCACCGCGATCGGCGACCCGGACCAGGCGATCTACCGGTTCCGGGGCGCGGACGTCGGCTTCTTCCTGCGGTTCCAGGAGGACTTCCCGGGCGCGCGGGTGGTGCACCTGACCCGCAACTACCGGTCCAGCCCGGCGGTGGTGCGGGGTGCGTTGAACGTGGTCTCGCCGTCGACGCTGGTGCCTGGCCGTGCGCTGGAACCGTTGGGGGACCACGGGGACGCGCCGATCGGCGTGCACCACGCCGCCTCCGAGCAGGCTGAGGCGGCGTTCGTGGCGCGGACGATCGAGCAGGTGCTGGGCGGGACCTCGTTCCACGCGTTCGACAGCGGGCGGGTGACCTCCGACGGCACGCAGGGGCTCGGGTTCTCCGACTTCGCCGTGCTGTACCGGACCGACCGGCAGTCCAAGGCGCTGGTGGACGCGCTCACCCGGTCCGGCCTCCCGTTCCAGAAGCGGTCGCACGACCGGTTGCTGGACCGGCCCGGGGTGGCGCGGATCGTGCGGGAACTGCCGTTCGCCGCCGGCGAGTCCGTTGTGGACCGGATCAAAGCGGTCGCGGGTGAGGATCACGCCGCCTACGAACTGCTCAAGCCGTTGGCGCTGGACTGCGGCACGGACTTCGAGCGGTTCCACACCACGCTCGCGCTCGGCGTCGAAGTCGACACGTGGGACCCGCGCGCGGACCGGATCTCCCTGCTGACGCTGCACGCGTCCAAGGGGCTGGAGTTCCCCGTCGTCTTCATCGTCGGCTGCGAGGACGGCCTGCTGCCCCTGCGGTGGCCCGGCCAGGACGACGACACCGACGAGGAGCGCCGCCTGCTGTTCGTCGGGATGACGCGGGCGCAGCGGCACCTGTTCCTCAGCCACACCTCGGCCCGGCCGCGCTCGCCGTTCCTGGCCGACCTCGGCGACTTCCGGCGGATCGGCGACGCGCAGCCCCAGCGCCGGCGCGCGGGGACGCAGGTCAGCCTCTTCTGA
- a CDS encoding PIG-L family deacetylase, whose translation MTTTVSFVAHPDDDLLFMNPDVLSDVQAGYDVWVVYLTAGDLLCGDGFPVCGMEYADMRIHGARAAYARAAHVANQWTFEALQLGGHQVATNTLDGTRVRLLFTFVHAAGGSDQTGDLARMVLDENFVAQPIDGRAPYTRASFIGMLHDVLATAQPDYVRTLSTVGHRETDRDHVDHVAGAILASLADLDGDGRTWVRRDEYDGYVIRQRPENWVGYWKDEKTAVWHAYRPHDPMVPPDAWDDVMGRQYRQRVFEAGDPWTPPPDFTV comes from the coding sequence ATGACCACCACCGTGAGCTTTGTCGCGCACCCGGACGACGACCTGCTGTTCATGAACCCGGACGTCCTGTCCGACGTGCAGGCCGGCTATGACGTGTGGGTGGTGTACCTGACCGCTGGAGACCTGTTATGCGGTGACGGGTTTCCTGTGTGTGGCATGGAGTACGCAGACATGCGCATCCATGGTGCACGGGCCGCCTATGCGCGTGCGGCGCATGTGGCGAACCAATGGACGTTCGAAGCGTTGCAGCTGGGTGGACATCAGGTCGCCACGAACACGTTGGACGGCACACGGGTGCGGTTGTTGTTCACGTTCGTCCACGCCGCCGGGGGTAGCGACCAGACCGGGGACTTGGCGCGGATGGTGTTGGACGAGAACTTCGTCGCGCAACCCATCGACGGACGCGCCCCCTACACGCGCGCGTCGTTCATCGGCATGCTGCACGACGTCCTGGCCACGGCACAGCCGGACTACGTGCGGACGTTGAGCACCGTCGGGCACCGTGAGACCGACCGGGACCACGTGGACCACGTCGCCGGCGCGATCCTGGCGTCGCTGGCCGACCTGGACGGTGACGGGCGGACGTGGGTGCGGCGTGACGAGTACGACGGGTATGTGATCAGGCAGCGGCCGGAGAACTGGGTTGGGTACTGGAAGGACGAGAAGACCGCGGTGTGGCACGCGTACCGGCCGCATGACCCGATGGTGCCGCCCGACGCCTGGGACGACGTGATGGGCCGCCAGTACCGGCAGCGCGTGTTCGAAGCCGGTGACCCGTGGACGCCGCCGCCGGACTTCACGGTGTAG
- the glpR gene encoding gephyrin-like molybdotransferase receptor GlpR — protein sequence MPSSLIIVGLVVAWLVVLVPMVARKRADARTSMEEGYDAMPDAEFDEYDDYADAEFEEVAHRPYRPGRGGFDPETAAIVAQAKYAFRRRVVGTLLLLALVTGVVAGVLYPLAWWGHAAVDLTLVGYLVYLRRQVRIEEDIRARRLARLAQSRRRPTPRPAVVAEEEHEHEVEEEPGLSPQPRFEHHVRPGTVVVDADDEDPVFVELDGPEALPYRRAVGE from the coding sequence ATGCCGAGTTCGCTGATCATCGTGGGACTGGTGGTGGCCTGGCTGGTCGTCCTCGTCCCGATGGTGGCGCGCAAGCGCGCCGACGCGCGGACCAGCATGGAGGAGGGGTACGACGCCATGCCCGACGCCGAGTTCGACGAGTACGACGACTACGCCGACGCGGAGTTCGAGGAGGTCGCGCACCGGCCCTACCGGCCCGGCCGCGGCGGCTTCGACCCGGAGACCGCGGCGATCGTGGCGCAGGCGAAGTACGCGTTCCGCCGCCGCGTCGTGGGCACGCTGCTGCTGCTCGCCCTGGTCACGGGCGTGGTCGCGGGCGTGCTGTACCCGCTGGCGTGGTGGGGCCACGCGGCCGTCGACCTGACCCTCGTCGGTTACCTCGTGTACCTGCGCCGCCAGGTCCGCATCGAGGAGGACATCCGCGCCCGCCGCCTCGCCCGCCTCGCCCAGTCCCGCCGCCGCCCGACCCCGCGCCCGGCGGTCGTCGCGGAGGAGGAGCACGAGCACGAGGTCGAGGAGGAGCCGGGCCTGTCCCCGCAACCGCGCTTCGAACACCACGTCCGCCCCGGCACGGTCGTGGTGGACGCCGACGACGAGGACCCGGTGTTCGTCGAGCTCGACGGCCCGGAGGCCCTGCCGTACCGACGGGCCGTGGGCGAGTAG
- a CDS encoding GNAT family N-acetyltransferase: MGAGLAWEGGRHPGWPARLGPLRVEAGVVALRPPKLFDASAWSRIRMRDQAYLEEWEPTAVDGWPERNSAMSWPAQWSSLKSLARRGQALPFVITVDGHLAGQITVGNIVRGSLRSAWVGYWVAADRARGGVATAALALVVDHCFGEAGLHRLEATVRPENKASLRVLAKAGFREEGLFLRYLDVAGDWRDHLCFAMTAEEASPEGLVRRLVAAGFARTA, from the coding sequence ATGGGCGCGGGTCTCGCGTGGGAAGGCGGCAGACACCCCGGCTGGCCCGCGCGGCTCGGTCCGCTGCGGGTCGAGGCCGGTGTCGTCGCGCTGCGCCCGCCCAAGCTGTTCGACGCCTCCGCGTGGTCGCGGATCCGGATGCGCGACCAGGCCTACCTGGAGGAGTGGGAGCCCACCGCCGTCGACGGCTGGCCCGAGCGCAACTCCGCCATGTCGTGGCCGGCGCAGTGGTCGTCCCTGAAGTCCCTGGCCCGACGCGGCCAGGCGCTGCCGTTCGTGATCACCGTGGACGGCCACCTGGCCGGGCAGATCACCGTGGGCAACATCGTCCGCGGGTCCCTGCGCTCGGCGTGGGTCGGGTACTGGGTCGCGGCGGACCGGGCCCGGGGCGGCGTGGCGACGGCGGCGCTGGCGCTGGTCGTGGACCACTGCTTCGGCGAGGCCGGGCTGCACCGGCTGGAAGCCACCGTGCGGCCGGAGAACAAGGCCAGCCTGCGGGTGCTGGCCAAGGCCGGTTTCCGCGAGGAGGGGCTGTTCCTGCGCTACCTCGACGTGGCCGGTGACTGGCGCGACCACCTGTGCTTCGCGATGACCGCGGAGGAGGCGTCCCCCGAGGGGTTGGTACGCCGGTTGGTCGCCGCCGGGTTCGCCCGAACCGCCTGA